A single Mus caroli chromosome 15, CAROLI_EIJ_v1.1, whole genome shotgun sequence DNA region contains:
- the LOC110310971 gene encoding lymphocyte antigen 6H isoform X1 produces MPAPQRTPACSPRASFRPYRSMLPAAMKSLGLALLALLLCPSPAHGLWCQDCTLANSSHCAPKQCQPTDTVCASVRITDPSSSRKDHSVNKMCASSCDFVKRHFFSDYLMGFINSGILKVDVDCCEKDLCNGASVAGRSPWALAGGLLLSLGPALLWAGP; encoded by the exons AT GCCTGCGCCCCAGAGGACCCCCGCCTGCAGCCCCCGCGCCTCTTTCAGGCCCTATCGGAGCATGCTGCCTGCAGCCATGAAGAGCCTCGGTCTGGCGCTGCTGGCCTTGCTTCTCTGCCCCTCGCCGG CCCATGGCCTGTGGTGCCAGGACTGCACCCTGGCCAATTCCAGCCATTGCGCTCCGAAGCAGTGCCAGCCCACCGATACCGTTTGTGCCAGCGTGCGGATCACCGACCCCAGCAGCA gCAGGAAGGATCATTCTGTGAACAAGATGTGTGCTTCCTCCTGCGACTTCGTTAAGCGGCACTTTTTCTCAGACTATCTGATGGGGTTCATTAACTCTGGGATCTTAAAAGTCGACGTGGACTGCTGCGAGAAAGATTTGTGCAACGGGGCATCGGTCGCGGGACGCAGCCCCTGGGCCCTGGCTGGGGGGCTCCTGCTCAGCCTGGGGCCTGCTCTCCTCTGGGCTGGGCCCTaa
- the LOC110310971 gene encoding lymphocyte antigen 6H isoform X2: MLPAAMKSLGLALLALLLCPSPAHGLWCQDCTLANSSHCAPKQCQPTDTVCASVRITDPSSSRKDHSVNKMCASSCDFVKRHFFSDYLMGFINSGILKVDVDCCEKDLCNGASVAGRSPWALAGGLLLSLGPALLWAGP; this comes from the exons ATGCTGCCTGCAGCCATGAAGAGCCTCGGTCTGGCGCTGCTGGCCTTGCTTCTCTGCCCCTCGCCGG CCCATGGCCTGTGGTGCCAGGACTGCACCCTGGCCAATTCCAGCCATTGCGCTCCGAAGCAGTGCCAGCCCACCGATACCGTTTGTGCCAGCGTGCGGATCACCGACCCCAGCAGCA gCAGGAAGGATCATTCTGTGAACAAGATGTGTGCTTCCTCCTGCGACTTCGTTAAGCGGCACTTTTTCTCAGACTATCTGATGGGGTTCATTAACTCTGGGATCTTAAAAGTCGACGTGGACTGCTGCGAGAAAGATTTGTGCAACGGGGCATCGGTCGCGGGACGCAGCCCCTGGGCCCTGGCTGGGGGGCTCCTGCTCAGCCTGGGGCCTGCTCTCCTCTGGGCTGGGCCCTaa